From a single Adhaeribacter swui genomic region:
- a CDS encoding Gfo/Idh/MocA family protein encodes MKNTSLNRRKFVKDTLAGAAGIAGLTTLPLDLLAAPNKIIVSEESTTSGEVRPSLPPKIKFAVIGLNHGHIYSQVEAVIRGGGQLISFYAKEDDLAAAFTKKYPQVKKARSEKEILEDKAIQLVVSASIPDERAPLGVRVMRHGKDFMVDKPGITSLEQLAEVRRVQKETKRIYSIMYSERLENKATVKAGELVKAGAIGKVIQTIGLGPHRMNPKTRPDWFFDRQRFGGIICDIASHQFDQYLYFTGSTQADVVAAQVGNVNHPQYPKFEDFGDAMLRGNKGMGYIRVDWFTPDGLKTWGDGRLTILGTEGFIEIRKNIDIGGREGGNHLFLTDQKEMRYVDCSKEPLPYGEQLVNDIVNRTETAMTQEHCFLATELALKAQQQAKSISI; translated from the coding sequence TGGTATAGCCGGGTTAACTACGTTGCCGTTAGATTTACTGGCCGCTCCAAATAAAATTATTGTTTCGGAAGAATCTACAACTTCAGGAGAAGTGCGGCCATCTTTGCCTCCTAAAATTAAGTTTGCGGTAATCGGGCTTAACCACGGGCACATTTACTCGCAGGTGGAGGCGGTAATTAGAGGCGGGGGGCAGTTAATTTCGTTTTACGCGAAAGAAGATGATTTAGCCGCCGCATTTACTAAAAAGTACCCCCAGGTAAAAAAGGCCCGTTCCGAAAAAGAAATCCTAGAGGATAAAGCTATTCAACTGGTGGTAAGCGCTTCTATTCCGGATGAGCGGGCGCCACTGGGTGTTCGGGTAATGCGCCACGGCAAAGATTTTATGGTAGATAAACCAGGTATAACCTCATTGGAGCAACTGGCGGAAGTGCGCCGGGTACAAAAAGAAACCAAGCGGATTTATTCGATTATGTACAGCGAACGTTTGGAGAACAAGGCTACCGTAAAAGCCGGCGAATTGGTAAAAGCGGGCGCAATTGGCAAAGTTATTCAGACCATTGGTTTGGGACCACACCGCATGAACCCAAAAACCCGCCCCGATTGGTTTTTCGACCGGCAGCGTTTTGGTGGTATAATCTGCGACATTGCCTCGCATCAGTTTGATCAATATTTATATTTTACAGGGTCTACGCAAGCCGATGTGGTGGCCGCTCAGGTGGGTAACGTTAATCATCCGCAGTACCCGAAGTTCGAAGATTTTGGCGATGCCATGCTGCGCGGAAACAAAGGTATGGGCTACATCCGCGTAGACTGGTTTACGCCCGATGGGCTAAAAACCTGGGGCGATGGCCGGCTTACTATTCTGGGTACCGAAGGTTTCATTGAAATCCGGAAAAACATTGATATTGGTGGTAGGGAAGGTGGTAACCACTTGTTTCTGACGGATCAAAAAGAAATGCGTTACGTGGACTGCAGCAAAGAGCCTTTGCCTTACGGCGAACAATTAGTAAACGATATTGTAAACCGCACCGAAACCGCCATGACCCAGGAGCACTGCTTTTTAGCCACCGAATTAGCGCTTAAAGCCCAACAGCAAGCAAAATCAATCAGCATCTAA
- a CDS encoding S41 family peptidase, with protein sequence MSEKFKNTPFQVKLPLFLGLAMAVGILIGANVFQASSNNPQSTAKSYLKYRDILSYIDRDYVDTVNIEELSDFAINKMLEKLDPHTAYIPAKEMDVARSYLEGDFDGIGVEFNIFKDTVFIVAPLSGGPSEAVGLQAGDKIIQVDKKNIAGVGITTQGVFEKLRGSKGTKVNLTIMRRNEKKPMDFVVTRNKIPTVSVETGYMVDNHTGYIKVSRFAANTYDEFKSTLVKLKKKGMDRLILDLRGNPGGYMDRATRMADEFISGNKKIVYTDGKGTKYDNETYAHVRGEFEEGPVIVLIDEGSASASEIVSGALQDNDRALIVGRRSFGKGLVQMPIPLNDGSELRLTISRYYTPSGRSIQKPYTEGSEDYEMDILNRFQHGEFFHPDSIKFNDSLKYKTAHGRIVYGGGGIMPDVFVARDTMELTNYLNELYSKNLVREFAINYYQDHKAELQKIPFEKFKATFEVTDKMLDEINKEAKSLKITYNDKEFKRSKNLLKNNIKAYIARSVYGPEGLYPIFHETDADFQQALKLFDQANKLSKGYVQLGINKFRVD encoded by the coding sequence ATGAGCGAAAAATTTAAAAATACCCCTTTTCAGGTAAAACTACCTTTGTTTTTGGGTTTAGCTATGGCCGTTGGCATTTTAATTGGCGCTAATGTTTTCCAGGCTTCCAGTAATAATCCGCAGAGCACCGCTAAAAGTTACTTAAAGTACCGCGATATTCTTTCTTACATTGATCGGGATTATGTAGATACGGTAAACATAGAAGAGTTATCCGACTTTGCCATTAATAAAATGCTGGAGAAATTAGACCCGCATACGGCTTATATTCCGGCCAAAGAAATGGATGTAGCCCGTTCTTACCTGGAAGGCGACTTTGATGGCATTGGGGTAGAATTTAATATTTTTAAAGATACGGTTTTTATTGTGGCTCCCCTGAGCGGCGGCCCTTCCGAAGCGGTGGGTTTGCAAGCCGGCGATAAAATAATTCAGGTTGATAAGAAAAATATTGCTGGAGTAGGCATTACCACGCAAGGCGTGTTTGAAAAACTACGCGGAAGCAAAGGCACCAAAGTAAACCTGACCATTATGCGCCGGAACGAGAAAAAACCTATGGATTTTGTGGTTACCCGCAATAAAATACCTACCGTTTCGGTAGAAACCGGCTATATGGTCGATAATCATACGGGTTATATTAAAGTGTCCCGCTTTGCCGCCAATACTTACGACGAATTTAAATCTACTTTAGTAAAGCTCAAGAAGAAAGGCATGGACCGCCTGATTCTGGATTTACGGGGCAACCCGGGCGGCTACATGGATCGCGCTACCCGCATGGCCGACGAGTTTATTTCGGGGAATAAAAAAATTGTGTATACCGATGGCAAAGGCACCAAGTACGACAACGAAACCTACGCCCACGTACGCGGCGAATTTGAAGAAGGACCGGTAATCGTATTAATAGACGAAGGCAGCGCCTCGGCTTCGGAGATTGTGTCGGGGGCGCTCCAGGACAATGACCGGGCTTTGATTGTGGGCCGCCGTTCGTTTGGTAAAGGTTTGGTGCAAATGCCTATTCCGTTAAACGATGGCTCGGAGCTGCGCTTAACTATTTCGCGGTATTATACCCCCAGCGGCCGCTCTATCCAAAAACCGTATACAGAAGGCTCCGAAGATTACGAAATGGATATCTTAAACCGTTTTCAGCACGGCGAATTTTTCCACCCGGATAGCATTAAATTTAATGATTCTTTAAAATATAAAACGGCGCACGGCCGGATAGTTTATGGTGGCGGCGGTATTATGCCGGATGTTTTTGTGGCCCGCGATACCATGGAACTTACCAATTACCTGAACGAGCTATACAGTAAAAACCTGGTGCGGGAGTTTGCCATTAATTACTACCAGGATCATAAAGCTGAACTACAGAAAATACCTTTCGAAAAATTTAAAGCTACTTTTGAGGTGACAGATAAAATGCTGGATGAAATTAACAAAGAAGCTAAAAGTTTAAAAATCACCTATAATGATAAGGAATTTAAACGTTCGAAGAACTTACTAAAGAACAACATTAAAGCCTACATTGCCCGCAGTGTATACGGACCCGAAGGCCTCTATCCTATCTTCCACGAAACCGACGCTGATTTTCAGCAGGCGCTTAAATTGTTCGATCAGGCCAATAAACTCAGCAAAGGATACGTGCAACTAGGCATTAACAAATTCCGGGTAGATTAA
- the ruvX gene encoding Holliday junction resolvase RuvX, with translation MARVVAIDYGNKRVGLAATDPLKLIANPLETVHAQEVITYLKAYVQREEVEAFVVGMPKKLDNTPTDVTSAVIGFVRKLQKEIPTIPVHTIDERFTSRMASRAMLAGGLKKKDRQNKATVDKVSAAIILQSFLEANP, from the coding sequence ATGGCACGTGTGGTGGCAATTGATTACGGCAATAAACGGGTTGGTTTAGCGGCAACCGATCCGTTAAAATTAATCGCTAACCCTCTAGAAACGGTGCACGCCCAAGAAGTTATCACGTACCTGAAAGCATACGTGCAGCGCGAAGAAGTAGAAGCTTTTGTAGTAGGAATGCCGAAAAAACTAGATAACACGCCTACCGATGTAACAAGTGCCGTTATTGGCTTTGTACGCAAATTGCAAAAAGAAATACCCACCATACCCGTGCATACCATCGACGAGCGGTTTACTTCCCGGATGGCCTCCCGGGCCATGCTGGCCGGGGGCTTGAAAAAGAAAGACCGGCAAAACAAAGCCACCGTAGATAAGGTAAGCGCTGCTATTATTCTGCAATCTTTTTTAGAGGCTAATCCTTAA
- the def gene encoding peptide deformylase, which produces MIYPITAYGDPVLRTKATDIPQDYPDLKKLVADMYETMYHAHGVGLAAPQIGKSLRLFVIDSAPFEEDEEKKKLAVKQAFINPQIIEETGDEWAFEEGCLSIPGVREDVFRPEKVLIQYFDEDWNQHEKTFDGLVARIIQHEYDHIEGVLFTDHLSGFRKRLIKSKLTKISKGDVDADYVMRFYGNKR; this is translated from the coding sequence ATGATATACCCAATTACCGCTTATGGCGATCCGGTTTTGCGCACCAAGGCTACTGATATACCGCAGGATTATCCGGATTTAAAAAAACTGGTTGCCGATATGTACGAAACCATGTACCACGCGCATGGCGTAGGCTTAGCCGCCCCCCAAATTGGCAAAAGCCTGCGGTTGTTTGTAATTGATTCAGCCCCTTTTGAAGAAGACGAGGAAAAGAAAAAATTAGCCGTAAAGCAAGCTTTTATTAACCCGCAAATAATAGAAGAAACCGGCGACGAATGGGCTTTTGAAGAAGGCTGCCTGAGCATTCCTGGCGTGCGGGAAGATGTATTCCGCCCCGAAAAAGTGTTAATCCAGTATTTTGATGAAGATTGGAACCAGCACGAAAAAACTTTTGACGGATTAGTTGCCCGGATTATTCAGCACGAGTACGATCACATTGAAGGCGTATTATTTACTGATCATTTATCTGGGTTCCGCAAACGCTTAATTAAAAGCAAACTTACCAAAATTAGCAAAGGCGACGTAGATGCCGATTACGTAATGCGGTTTTACGGAAATAAAAGATAA
- a CDS encoding cyanophycinase — MTKPKGTLIALGGGDDDGLLQLIRADYCHPDSVVEVITTAAPSPQESGDAYQEAFVELGLTNARVMHIDEQNEADKPEYLERIKQADIFFFTGGDQRRINRFLLDTQVQQLMQQRYQQEEIVIAGTSAGASAISNRMIYEGYGSNSLVKGETKTCSGLSFVQKVYIDSHFTERGRFGRLAVAIAKWPDYIGIGLGEETGVIIKEGSLVEVFGPGVVTIIDGSQIQYCNIDEVAYGSPIAVEHLVMHLLVEGHRYCLSDKRLQPILKSVNNAGN, encoded by the coding sequence ATGACAAAACCCAAAGGTACGCTTATTGCTCTCGGGGGCGGCGATGATGATGGCTTGCTTCAACTTATCCGGGCAGATTATTGCCACCCTGACTCGGTGGTGGAAGTAATAACTACAGCGGCTCCTTCGCCGCAGGAATCAGGCGATGCTTACCAGGAAGCCTTTGTAGAGTTGGGTTTAACAAATGCCCGGGTAATGCACATTGATGAACAAAATGAAGCCGATAAACCTGAGTATTTAGAGCGGATAAAGCAAGCCGATATTTTCTTTTTTACGGGCGGCGACCAACGCCGGATTAACCGCTTTTTGTTGGATACCCAGGTGCAGCAATTAATGCAGCAACGGTATCAGCAAGAGGAAATTGTAATTGCCGGCACCAGCGCTGGGGCTAGCGCCATATCTAACCGCATGATTTACGAAGGTTACGGCTCTAACTCTTTGGTTAAAGGTGAAACTAAAACCTGTTCCGGCCTATCGTTTGTGCAAAAAGTATACATCGATTCCCATTTTACGGAACGTGGCCGGTTTGGCCGTTTAGCCGTAGCCATTGCCAAATGGCCCGACTATATTGGTATTGGCTTGGGCGAAGAAACCGGGGTAATTATTAAAGAAGGCAGTTTAGTAGAAGTTTTTGGCCCCGGGGTAGTTACCATTATCGATGGCAGCCAGATTCAATATTGCAACATTGATGAAGTAGCCTACGGCTCGCCCATTGCCGTGGAACACTTAGTAATGCACTTGCTGGTAGAAGGCCACCGGTATTGTTTAAGCGATAAAAGATTACAGCCCATCTTAAAGTCGGTTAATAATGCGGGCAACTAG
- a CDS encoding heavy metal translocating P-type ATPase, whose product MNATATLAPDAITATYPVDGMTCAACAASVESMLQAQPGVVSAAVSYANRSVAVSIEPGKTNFTQLQKAVRQIGYDLLANPETAEELEKQHYARLKKRTWGAFICALPVIVISMFFHEGFPGSNWLLLALTTPVVMWFGRDFFVSGFKKARHGTANMDTLVALSTGVAFVFSAFNTIYPQFMRQQGLEPQVYFESAAAVIAFILLGKLLEERARRGTSAALKKLIGLQPKKVKILQADLTEIEIPIEEVQAGDRIRIRPGEKIPVDGVVKEGESFVDESMLTGEPLALPKKANDRVFTGTLNQKGSLEIVAQKTGSETMLAQIIQTVQKAQASKPPVQKLADQISAVFVPVVLVLALLSFGIWYFFGPNNSLTFALQAFVTVLIIACPCALGLATPTAIMVAVGKGAENGVLVKDAQSLETAHQVNAVVLDKTGTLTKGKPEAEAFIWLVRANQVEIKEAVLAIESRSEHPLAEAITRKLNQEEVEKVELTQFTSITGQGVQAKVKDHLFRIGNRAFLLDSGVIISAEAAQIAEKQTKLAKTLVYVAADQELVALIPVTDPIKETSAQAVQELQHLGLQVYLLTGDNAQTAEAIARQTNISNVAAGILPTGKADYVKQLQQKNLVVAMVGDGINDSPALAQADLGIAMGHGTDVAMETAGLTLMQSDLRYIAKSIKLSRATVRTIRQNLFWAFIYNLIGIPIAAGVLYPVNGYLLNPMLAGAAMALSSVSVVANSLRLRQKTL is encoded by the coding sequence ATGAACGCAACTGCCACTCTCGCCCCCGATGCTATTACCGCTACTTACCCGGTTGATGGCATGACTTGCGCCGCTTGTGCTGCCAGCGTAGAGTCTATGCTGCAAGCGCAACCGGGTGTGGTATCGGCCGCCGTGTCTTATGCCAATCGTTCGGTAGCAGTATCCATAGAGCCCGGTAAAACTAATTTTACTCAATTGCAAAAAGCGGTACGCCAGATTGGTTATGATTTACTGGCAAATCCCGAAACAGCCGAAGAATTAGAAAAGCAGCATTACGCCCGTTTAAAGAAAAGAACGTGGGGTGCTTTTATCTGCGCGCTGCCGGTAATTGTAATCAGCATGTTTTTTCACGAAGGTTTCCCCGGATCAAATTGGCTATTATTGGCGCTTACCACGCCGGTGGTAATGTGGTTCGGCCGCGACTTTTTTGTGAGCGGTTTTAAAAAAGCGCGCCATGGCACTGCTAACATGGATACGCTGGTGGCTCTTAGTACCGGCGTAGCCTTTGTGTTTAGCGCTTTTAACACCATTTATCCGCAGTTTATGCGCCAACAGGGTTTGGAACCCCAGGTGTATTTTGAGTCTGCTGCGGCAGTAATCGCTTTTATTTTACTCGGTAAATTGCTCGAAGAACGGGCGCGCCGGGGTACATCGGCTGCTCTAAAAAAATTAATTGGGCTGCAACCCAAAAAGGTAAAAATACTGCAAGCCGATTTAACCGAAATTGAAATTCCAATTGAAGAAGTGCAGGCCGGCGACCGCATCCGCATAAGGCCGGGCGAGAAAATACCCGTGGACGGCGTAGTAAAAGAAGGCGAATCGTTCGTGGATGAAAGTATGCTTACGGGAGAACCGCTTGCTTTGCCCAAAAAAGCAAACGATCGGGTATTTACGGGCACGCTTAACCAAAAAGGTAGCCTGGAAATTGTGGCGCAAAAAACCGGCTCCGAAACCATGCTGGCGCAAATTATCCAAACCGTGCAAAAAGCCCAGGCTAGTAAGCCACCGGTTCAAAAACTAGCTGATCAAATCTCCGCGGTATTTGTACCCGTGGTGTTGGTGCTGGCGCTTTTAAGTTTTGGCATCTGGTATTTTTTTGGGCCAAACAATAGTTTAACCTTTGCTTTGCAGGCTTTTGTTACGGTATTAATTATAGCTTGTCCTTGTGCTTTGGGCTTGGCAACTCCTACCGCCATTATGGTGGCCGTGGGCAAAGGCGCCGAAAATGGAGTTTTAGTGAAAGATGCGCAAAGCTTAGAAACGGCCCACCAGGTAAACGCGGTAGTTCTGGATAAAACCGGTACCTTAACCAAGGGTAAGCCCGAAGCAGAAGCTTTTATCTGGTTAGTTCGTGCTAATCAGGTAGAGATAAAAGAAGCGGTATTAGCTATAGAAAGCCGTTCGGAGCATCCTCTGGCCGAAGCTATTACACGTAAATTAAACCAGGAAGAAGTAGAAAAGGTTGAACTTACCCAATTTACCAGCATTACCGGGCAAGGTGTGCAGGCCAAAGTAAAAGACCATTTATTTCGGATTGGTAACCGCGCGTTTTTACTTGATTCCGGAGTAATTATCTCGGCAGAAGCGGCGCAAATAGCCGAAAAGCAAACAAAATTAGCTAAAACCTTGGTTTACGTTGCGGCTGATCAGGAGCTAGTAGCCCTAATTCCGGTAACAGACCCCATAAAAGAAACTTCGGCTCAGGCAGTTCAGGAATTACAGCACTTAGGTCTGCAAGTGTACTTACTTACCGGCGATAACGCGCAAACGGCCGAGGCAATTGCCCGTCAAACCAACATCAGTAACGTAGCAGCTGGAATTTTACCCACTGGTAAAGCCGATTACGTAAAACAATTACAGCAGAAGAACTTAGTTGTAGCCATGGTGGGCGATGGCATAAATGATTCACCGGCTTTGGCCCAGGCAGATTTAGGTATTGCCATGGGGCATGGTACCGATGTGGCTATGGAAACGGCAGGTTTAACTTTAATGCAATCTGACCTGCGATACATTGCCAAATCTATTAAACTTTCCCGGGCTACCGTTCGCACGATTCGGCAAAATTTGTTCTGGGCCTTTATTTATAACTTAATTGGCATACCTATCGCCGCAGGGGTATTGTATCCGGTAAATGGATATTTATTAAACCCAATGCTGGCGGGCGCAGCCATGGCTTTAAGTTCGGTATCGGTTGTGGCAAATAGTTTGCGTTTACGACAAAAAACACTTTAA
- a CDS encoding YihY/virulence factor BrkB family protein, protein MAKYTFKDVLSIGKHAVSEFMENNSFRLAAALSYNTIFALPPLLLIIITAASTFLGDVDWSSKLGLQIQGMIGRDSAIEVQKMIDNINRNDAKGIMGAVGIGALIFTATTFFITLQDALNTIWNIKAKPKNNIVKVVKDRFLSFGLILSISILMLISFIISAALTAMMDILKQIFPDVAVVFMQIIDFAFSTGFITCLFALTFKYLPDAIIRWKDVWVGSFLTALLFVIGKYLIGFYLGNSDVASAYGAAGSVIIILVWIYYSSLIIFFGAEFTQEYADRFGERVRPKSHAVEVRLQEVTHDESQDKEAGRPPAQGRFRKE, encoded by the coding sequence ATGGCAAAATATACTTTTAAAGATGTACTCTCTATTGGCAAACATGCTGTGTCGGAGTTCATGGAAAATAACTCTTTTCGTTTGGCCGCAGCTTTATCCTATAATACCATATTTGCTTTGCCGCCGCTGTTATTAATTATTATTACGGCCGCCAGTACTTTTCTGGGCGATGTAGACTGGTCTAGTAAATTAGGGTTGCAAATTCAAGGGATGATTGGGAGAGACAGCGCCATTGAAGTGCAAAAAATGATTGATAATATCAACCGCAACGATGCCAAAGGCATTATGGGAGCTGTCGGCATCGGGGCGCTTATTTTTACCGCTACTACTTTTTTTATAACCTTGCAAGATGCGCTTAATACCATCTGGAACATAAAGGCTAAGCCCAAAAACAACATTGTAAAAGTAGTAAAAGACCGGTTTTTATCTTTCGGTTTGATCCTGAGTATCTCCATCCTGATGTTAATTTCATTTATAATAAGTGCTGCTTTAACGGCCATGATGGATATTTTAAAACAAATTTTCCCGGATGTAGCGGTTGTTTTCATGCAAATTATTGATTTTGCTTTTTCTACCGGGTTTATTACCTGTTTATTTGCCCTTACTTTTAAATACCTGCCCGATGCCATTATCCGCTGGAAAGATGTTTGGGTAGGCTCTTTTTTAACGGCGCTGCTGTTTGTTATTGGTAAATACCTGATCGGCTTTTATCTGGGTAATAGCGATGTAGCCTCGGCTTATGGAGCGGCTGGTTCGGTTATCATTATTTTAGTTTGGATTTATTATTCTTCGCTAATTATCTTTTTTGGCGCGGAGTTTACCCAGGAATACGCCGATCGGTTTGGGGAAAGAGTACGTCCGAAATCGCATGCTGTAGAGGTGCGTTTGCAAGAAGTTACCCACGACGAAAGCCAGGATAAGGAGGCTGGCCGCCCGCCCGCCCAGGGCAGGTTCCGTAAAGAATAA
- a CDS encoding T9SS type A sorting domain-containing protein, protein MDGQVLASALQPEDRNLIISGDFTKIDGSIRKSLARLKSDGSLDLNFNPGNSVDASITAIAVQPDGKIIIGGMFTSYDGKPQNKLARLNKNGTLDETFHTGKASANNFSIGTGGNNYINAIELQADGKIIVGGYFTTTSGFYLSKIARLNPDGTIDTSFNPGFGVNNTVNTVAVQPDGKIIIGGSFTAVNNISRVRIARLNTDGSLDTSFDAGMEVSSDATTKLDKVLLQPDGKVLIAGDFVSVKGHPQRYFARLNSDGSLDASFNNGGGADGVVSYLLLQPDGKVVLAGDFENINEVSSQHIARLNADGTLDNTFVPGSGADGKIVTLALFPDGNIVAAGSFTSYSDVECQNIVQITPVGKLNTAYNIAKGNRSKVKAIQIQSDGKILIGGSFSAVTTISRNHVARLNPSGTLDKNFNAGAGPDDFVNALGLQSDGKVVIGGSFTTVNGINHSYIARYNASGTLDSKFNAETNAAVEAVVIQKDGRILIAGSFTQVNGQARTRIARLNADGTLDESFNLATGINNTVSAMLVNADGKIVIGGAFTKVNNFNRKYLARLNSDGKLDNNYYPGTGLDGAVEALVQQPDGKLIFAGLFTSVNGEVKKNIARLNTDGSLDASFNTNSNNAIYTVLLREDGRIMIGGIFTQIDGKVRNRVARLKIDGSLDPTFDPRIGSNAGTNREVNTLALMPDQRLLLGGYFTMITGKGRTRIAMLSAKAPQIIKLSPVADVTDQRTSVPVSATASSGLPVTIEVVSGPAVLEGNNLKITGTGEVKIKATQPGNEDYAAAPPVELTFCVTPVQPTITVNGNVLTSSSDTNNQWYFNGEPIADATDKTYTATQAGDYSVRVGTNSCLSVASGGQNISKETIEAGKPKPETPVVALSAYPNPATTQLFVKGTGVGPGLVTVYLYDAAGRKVWQEQVESTTPDLDLSFSIAKLPRGYMILRVITPNGVIQQHQVLQ, encoded by the coding sequence ATGGATGGCCAAGTTTTAGCCAGCGCTTTGCAGCCCGAAGATAGAAACCTGATTATTTCGGGTGATTTTACCAAGATAGATGGCTCTATCCGCAAATCTTTGGCGCGTTTAAAGTCGGATGGTAGTCTGGACCTTAATTTTAATCCCGGAAACAGTGTAGATGCCAGTATTACGGCCATAGCGGTGCAGCCCGATGGCAAAATAATTATTGGTGGTATGTTTACTTCCTACGATGGTAAACCTCAGAATAAATTAGCCCGCTTAAATAAAAACGGTACCCTGGACGAAACTTTTCATACGGGTAAAGCATCGGCTAACAATTTCTCGATTGGTACCGGAGGTAATAACTACATTAACGCTATTGAGCTACAAGCCGATGGTAAAATAATAGTAGGTGGCTATTTCACCACTACTTCCGGATTTTACTTAAGTAAAATTGCCCGTTTAAATCCGGATGGTACCATTGATACTTCGTTTAACCCGGGCTTTGGCGTTAATAATACCGTAAACACGGTAGCGGTTCAACCTGATGGTAAGATAATTATTGGTGGTTCTTTTACCGCTGTAAACAATATCAGCCGGGTACGGATTGCCCGCTTGAACACCGATGGCAGCCTGGATACCAGCTTTGATGCCGGTATGGAAGTAAGCTCCGATGCAACTACAAAACTAGATAAGGTGCTGTTACAGCCCGATGGCAAAGTGCTGATAGCCGGCGATTTTGTTTCGGTAAAAGGACACCCGCAACGTTATTTTGCCCGCCTGAACAGTGATGGCAGCTTAGATGCCTCATTTAATAATGGGGGCGGTGCCGATGGCGTTGTTAGTTATTTATTGTTACAGCCCGATGGGAAAGTGGTTCTGGCCGGTGATTTTGAAAATATCAATGAAGTATCTAGCCAGCACATTGCCCGCTTAAATGCCGATGGTACCCTGGATAACACCTTTGTGCCGGGATCTGGTGCGGATGGCAAAATTGTAACGTTAGCTCTTTTCCCGGATGGCAACATTGTAGCTGCCGGTAGCTTTACTTCTTATTCTGATGTGGAGTGCCAGAACATTGTGCAAATAACACCGGTCGGAAAGCTTAATACGGCTTACAATATTGCTAAAGGTAATAGAAGTAAAGTAAAAGCTATCCAGATTCAATCGGATGGTAAAATCTTAATTGGCGGCAGCTTTTCGGCCGTAACTACCATCTCCCGCAACCATGTGGCGCGTCTGAACCCGAGTGGTACATTAGACAAAAATTTTAATGCTGGTGCAGGGCCCGATGATTTTGTGAATGCGCTTGGATTACAATCTGACGGGAAAGTAGTAATTGGCGGTAGTTTTACTACTGTAAACGGAATTAATCATAGCTATATAGCGCGGTATAACGCCAGTGGTACCTTAGATAGTAAATTTAATGCCGAAACCAATGCGGCAGTAGAAGCAGTAGTGATTCAAAAAGATGGCCGTATTTTAATTGCCGGTAGCTTTACGCAGGTAAACGGCCAGGCTAGAACCCGGATTGCGCGTTTAAATGCTGATGGTACCCTGGACGAAAGCTTTAACCTGGCTACTGGTATTAATAATACAGTATCAGCCATGCTCGTGAATGCCGATGGTAAAATCGTAATTGGCGGAGCCTTTACTAAAGTTAATAATTTTAATCGTAAGTATTTAGCCCGTTTAAATTCTGATGGTAAATTGGATAACAATTATTATCCGGGAACTGGCTTGGATGGTGCCGTTGAAGCGCTGGTTCAACAACCCGATGGTAAGCTAATTTTTGCGGGTTTATTTACGTCCGTAAATGGAGAAGTTAAAAAGAATATCGCCCGTTTGAATACAGATGGTTCACTGGATGCTTCTTTTAATACCAATTCCAATAATGCTATCTACACCGTATTGCTGCGGGAAGACGGTCGTATTATGATTGGCGGTATATTTACACAAATTGATGGCAAAGTCCGGAACCGGGTGGCTCGTTTAAAAATAGATGGTAGTTTAGATCCTACATTTGATCCCCGTATTGGAAGTAATGCGGGCACCAACCGGGAAGTAAATACGCTGGCTTTAATGCCGGATCAGCGCTTGCTTTTAGGAGGTTACTTTACTATGATCACGGGTAAAGGACGTACCCGGATTGCTATGCTCTCCGCTAAAGCTCCCCAGATCATAAAGTTATCACCCGTAGCAGATGTAACTGATCAAAGAACTTCAGTACCGGTTTCTGCTACGGCATCTTCTGGTTTACCTGTTACCATCGAAGTAGTGTCTGGTCCGGCCGTGCTGGAAGGAAATAATTTAAAAATTACCGGTACCGGCGAAGTTAAAATTAAAGCAACGCAGCCAGGCAACGAAGATTATGCTGCGGCTCCTCCGGTAGAATTAACTTTCTGCGTTACTCCAGTGCAGCCAACAATTACCGTAAACGGCAACGTTCTTACCTCCAGCAGTGATACGAATAACCAATGGTATTTTAATGGTGAACCCATTGCAGATGCAACAGACAAAACGTACACTGCCACTCAAGCTGGTGATTATTCCGTGCGGGTAGGAACAAATAGCTGCCTTTCGGTAGCGTCAGGGGGGCAAAACATCAGTAAGGAAACTATAGAAGCAGGAAAACCAAAGCCGGAGACTCCGGTGGTTGCCCTATCTGCTTATCCAAATCCGGCTACTACGCAGTTGTTCGTTAAAGGTACTGGTGTTGGACCTGGCTTAGTTACCGTTTACTTGTATGATGCTGCTGGCCGCAAGGTATGGCAGGAACAAGTGGAAAGTACCACGCCTGATTTAGATCTAAGCTTCTCGATAGCTAAGCTGCCCCGCGGTTATATGATCTTGCGCGTAATTACACCCAATGGCGTTATTCAACAACACCAGGTATTACAATAA